The following are from one region of the Stigmatella ashevillena genome:
- a CDS encoding BatA domain-containing protein codes for MTFGNPWMLLGALGALIPVLVHLFDRRRPRPHPFPTMAFVLRSQKRTASRLKLKRLLLYALRTLVLLAIPLALARPELRQDAAAAAAAAKGPAATAVVLDASLSMRWAEGTSLFERGRDEARDALSDLLPEEPSTVLLCTAAPSAPPPLGFDRARLRGMIDEAKPTYGPADLGRCMDLAARALEENPMPGKRLVLISDMAASAFRLEAPPPTVKGPTGAAVRPEVVLRNVAENREALPNHALVDLKVEPALQAGPRAFQFTFTVKNHGPDALKDLEAAVRTGETVLAKGFVDVPANGTAQKTLTVRFAQGGTVEGSVTLAPDALPEDDRRGFVLPVPRALKALVVNGAPHATRYRDEAFFVEAALSAPGSPVEVSVRDTEAGLREDFSTYDVVLLLNVPAPGPDEAQRLAAFVEAGGGLFVSMGDRVDPEAYNSRLGALLPRPLRLVRTSAEREDPDAETKSAKLAKMEVEHPLFAPFTGRAEEGLVGARFYRYMLLEADSPATPGASQVLATYEDGAPAVAVARRGKGRVALFTSTVDRDWSDFSIRTSFLPLMQRFAAYLTGSLEERQEQRVRVGETAVLRPETGQTLAGVRSPEGTEVPVKTQQDGAVSVGPLAEPGTYTVLGSDGKALPALAFAVTLDPAESDLTRVPEETLTAYFGEETVTASSGEAERPKVPLWTWLIVAACAAFFLEGTLLRN; via the coding sequence GTGACGTTCGGCAACCCGTGGATGCTGCTGGGAGCGCTCGGGGCGCTCATTCCCGTGCTGGTGCACCTGTTCGACCGGCGCCGCCCCCGGCCGCACCCGTTCCCCACCATGGCCTTCGTGCTGCGCAGCCAGAAGCGCACCGCGAGCCGGCTCAAGCTCAAGCGGCTGCTGCTGTACGCGCTGCGCACCCTCGTGTTGCTGGCCATTCCGCTGGCCCTGGCGCGGCCGGAGCTGCGGCAGGACGCGGCCGCGGCCGCCGCGGCGGCCAAGGGCCCGGCGGCCACGGCGGTGGTGCTGGACGCGTCGCTCTCCATGCGGTGGGCGGAGGGCACCTCGCTGTTCGAGCGCGGGCGGGACGAAGCGCGCGATGCGCTCAGTGACTTGCTGCCCGAGGAGCCCTCCACGGTGCTCTTGTGCACGGCGGCGCCCTCGGCGCCCCCGCCGCTGGGCTTCGATCGGGCCCGGCTCCGGGGAATGATCGACGAGGCGAAGCCCACCTACGGCCCGGCGGACCTGGGGCGCTGCATGGACCTGGCGGCGCGGGCGCTGGAGGAAAACCCGATGCCGGGCAAGCGGCTGGTGCTCATCTCGGACATGGCGGCCTCGGCCTTCCGGCTGGAGGCCCCTCCTCCCACGGTGAAGGGCCCCACGGGCGCGGCGGTGCGCCCCGAGGTGGTGCTGAGAAACGTGGCGGAGAACCGGGAGGCCCTGCCCAACCACGCCCTGGTGGACCTGAAGGTGGAACCCGCGCTGCAAGCGGGCCCCCGCGCCTTCCAGTTCACCTTCACGGTGAAGAACCATGGCCCGGACGCCTTGAAGGACCTGGAGGCGGCGGTGCGCACGGGAGAGACCGTGCTGGCCAAGGGCTTCGTGGATGTGCCGGCCAACGGCACCGCGCAGAAGACGCTCACGGTGCGCTTTGCCCAGGGCGGCACGGTGGAGGGCTCGGTGACGCTGGCACCCGACGCCCTGCCCGAGGATGACCGGCGCGGCTTCGTGCTGCCCGTGCCCCGGGCGCTCAAGGCGCTGGTGGTGAACGGCGCCCCCCACGCCACCCGCTACCGGGATGAGGCCTTCTTCGTGGAGGCGGCCCTGAGCGCCCCCGGCTCTCCCGTGGAGGTGTCGGTGCGCGACACGGAGGCGGGGCTTCGCGAGGACTTCTCCACCTATGACGTGGTGCTGCTGCTCAACGTGCCCGCGCCGGGCCCGGACGAGGCGCAGCGCCTCGCCGCGTTCGTGGAGGCGGGCGGTGGCCTCTTCGTGAGCATGGGAGACCGGGTGGACCCGGAGGCGTACAACAGCCGACTCGGAGCGCTGCTGCCCCGGCCGTTGCGGCTGGTGCGCACCAGTGCCGAGCGAGAGGATCCGGACGCGGAGACGAAGTCCGCGAAGCTGGCGAAGATGGAGGTGGAACACCCGCTCTTCGCCCCCTTCACCGGCCGTGCCGAGGAGGGCCTGGTGGGCGCGCGCTTCTACCGGTACATGCTGCTGGAGGCGGACAGCCCGGCCACCCCGGGCGCCAGCCAGGTACTGGCCACTTACGAGGACGGCGCGCCCGCGGTGGCGGTGGCCCGGCGGGGCAAGGGGCGCGTGGCCCTCTTCACCAGCACCGTGGACCGGGACTGGAGCGACTTCTCCATCCGCACCAGCTTCCTGCCCCTGATGCAGCGCTTCGCCGCGTACCTCACCGGCTCGCTGGAAGAGCGCCAGGAGCAGCGCGTGCGCGTGGGTGAGACGGCCGTTCTGCGGCCGGAGACCGGGCAGACGCTCGCCGGGGTGCGCTCTCCCGAAGGCACGGAGGTTCCCGTGAAGACGCAGCAGGATGGGGCGGTGTCCGTGGGCCCCCTGGCCGAGCCCGGCACGTACACGGTGCTGGGCTCCGATGGAAAGGCCCTGCCCGCGCTCGCCTTCGCGGTGACGTTGGATCCGGCCGAGAGCGACCTGACCCGCGTTCCAGAGGAGACGCTCACCGCCTACTTCGGCGAGGAGACGGTGACCGCCTCCAGCGGGGAGGCGGAACGGCCCAAGGTGCCCTTGTGGACCTGGCTCATCGTCGCCGCCTGCGCGGCCTTCTTCCTGGAGGGCACGCTGCTGCGCAACTAG
- a CDS encoding DUF58 domain-containing protein, whose product MALLDAQTLSRLQGVKLRARAVMEGVLSGLHKSPHQGQSVEFAEHKEYAPGDELRHLDWKAYGKFDKYYIKRFEHETNLRSVMVVDASASMGYRSGALSKLEVASTLAGALCYLLVRQQDAAGLAVMTGGAFKDVPPRASAGHLNVLLDALEHASAQGTTDLAGAADHLAEVLPRRSTVIILSDLLDERGDALKRILALRQRKNDVVLFHVVDPAELTFPFDDPTLFLDMEGEGRVEVNPREIKESYLEEFGAFLAGVKSACAEADVDYELVRTDERLDEVLLRFLGRRGRRR is encoded by the coding sequence ATGGCGCTGCTCGATGCCCAGACGCTGTCCCGGCTCCAGGGGGTGAAGCTGCGCGCCCGCGCGGTAATGGAGGGCGTGCTGTCCGGTCTGCACAAGAGCCCCCACCAGGGCCAGAGCGTGGAGTTCGCCGAGCACAAGGAGTACGCGCCCGGAGACGAGCTGCGCCACCTGGACTGGAAGGCCTACGGCAAGTTCGACAAGTACTACATCAAGCGCTTCGAGCACGAGACGAACCTGCGCTCGGTGATGGTGGTGGATGCCTCCGCCTCCATGGGCTACCGCAGCGGCGCGCTCTCCAAGTTGGAGGTGGCCTCCACGCTGGCGGGCGCGCTGTGCTACCTGCTGGTGCGCCAACAGGACGCGGCGGGCCTGGCGGTGATGACCGGAGGGGCCTTCAAGGACGTGCCCCCGCGCGCCTCCGCCGGACACCTCAACGTGCTCCTGGACGCGCTCGAGCACGCCTCCGCCCAGGGCACCACGGACTTGGCGGGCGCCGCGGATCACCTCGCCGAGGTGCTGCCGCGCCGCTCCACCGTCATCATCCTCTCGGACCTGCTGGATGAGCGGGGGGATGCGCTCAAGCGGATCCTCGCCCTGCGCCAGCGCAAGAACGACGTGGTGCTCTTCCACGTGGTGGATCCGGCGGAGCTCACCTTCCCCTTCGATGACCCCACCCTCTTCCTGGACATGGAGGGCGAGGGCCGCGTGGAGGTGAACCCGCGCGAAATCAAGGAGAGCTACCTGGAGGAATTCGGCGCGTTCCTCGCGGGGGTGAAGAGCGCGTGCGCCGAGGCGGACGTGGACTACGAGCTGGTGCGCACCGATGAGCGGCTGGACGAGGTGCTGCTGCGCTTTCTGGGGCGGCGGGGGAGACGGCGGTGA
- a CDS encoding AAA family ATPase, producing MESASPSPAPAQGASASDEDLQAVRDLSLASMQIVEQIEKRVVGQREVVEHLLIALFSRGHCLFVGVPGLAKTLLISTLADVLNLSFNRIQFTPDLMPSDITGTDILEEDKTTGRRSFRFVQGPLFANIILADEVNRTPPKTQAALLQAMQEYRVTAGGRTYPLELPFLVFATQNPIEQEGTYPLPEAQLDRFMFLVDVGYPTAEEEVQIVKSTTGTAQPKLEKILSPEKILALQELVRRVPVPDHVVRYAVELVRHTRPKEPGAPEFVAKNVSWGAGPRASQYLVLAAKARAILSGRFVATVEDVRALARPVLRHRVLPNFTAESEGITSVKLVDQLIATVKG from the coding sequence ATGGAAAGCGCTTCCCCCTCCCCCGCGCCCGCCCAGGGCGCGTCCGCCAGCGACGAAGATCTCCAAGCCGTGCGGGATCTCTCGCTCGCGAGCATGCAGATCGTCGAGCAGATTGAAAAGCGCGTTGTCGGACAGCGGGAGGTGGTCGAGCACCTGCTCATCGCCCTGTTCAGCCGGGGCCACTGTCTGTTCGTGGGCGTGCCGGGCCTGGCCAAGACGCTGCTCATCTCCACGCTGGCGGACGTGCTCAACCTGAGCTTCAACCGCATCCAGTTCACGCCGGACCTGATGCCCTCGGACATCACCGGCACGGACATCCTCGAAGAGGACAAGACGACGGGCCGACGCTCCTTCCGCTTCGTGCAGGGGCCACTGTTCGCCAACATCATCCTCGCCGACGAGGTGAACCGCACCCCGCCCAAGACGCAGGCGGCGCTCCTGCAGGCCATGCAGGAGTACCGGGTGACGGCGGGCGGGCGGACCTACCCGTTGGAGCTGCCCTTCCTCGTCTTCGCCACGCAGAACCCCATCGAGCAGGAGGGCACCTACCCGCTGCCCGAGGCGCAGCTCGACCGGTTCATGTTCCTGGTGGACGTGGGCTACCCCACCGCCGAGGAGGAGGTGCAGATCGTCAAGAGCACCACCGGCACCGCGCAGCCCAAGCTGGAGAAGATCCTCTCGCCCGAGAAGATCCTCGCGCTGCAAGAGCTCGTGCGCCGGGTGCCCGTGCCGGACCACGTGGTGCGCTACGCGGTGGAGCTGGTGCGCCACACGCGGCCCAAGGAGCCGGGGGCGCCCGAGTTCGTCGCGAAGAACGTCTCCTGGGGCGCAGGCCCCCGCGCCAGCCAGTACCTGGTGCTGGCCGCCAAGGCCCGCGCCATCCTCTCCGGGCGCTTCGTGGCCACGGTGGAGGACGTGCGCGCCCTGGCCCGCCCCGTGCTCCGCCACCGCGTGCTGCCCAACTTCACCGCCGAGAGCGAGGGCATCACCTCGGTGAAGCTCGTGGATCAGCTCATCGCCACGGTGAAGGGCTAG
- a CDS encoding DUF1684 domain-containing protein has translation MRRDSLLALLLLGLPASALAAPPSPAKTMSAKPSSVPADLETETRAWHAERIARLSSEDGWLSLVGLHWLEEGDTRVGSAADNALVLPAPAPAHVGVLTRKADTVSLTLQPGVSLTVEGKPFKGGALRTDASGSPDTVALGTLRFFVIRRGDRLGVRVKDSEAATRKGFHGIPTYAPSATWRVEGRFEPATSEKKIAVPNVLGEVEDMVSPGTVLFSVGGQEYRLSPVAEPGSNQFFFIFGDLTNRDETYGAGRFLYTDLPKDGKVVMDFNRAYNPPCAFTPFATCPLPPSQNKLKLRVEAGEKRYGDH, from the coding sequence ATGAGAAGGGATTCCCTGCTCGCTCTCCTCCTGCTGGGGCTTCCGGCCTCCGCGCTGGCCGCTCCTCCTTCCCCCGCCAAGACCATGTCCGCGAAGCCTTCGTCCGTCCCCGCTGACCTCGAAACGGAAACGCGTGCCTGGCACGCCGAGCGCATCGCCCGGTTGTCGTCCGAGGATGGCTGGTTGAGCCTGGTGGGCCTGCACTGGCTGGAGGAGGGAGACACCCGCGTGGGTTCCGCCGCGGACAATGCACTGGTGCTGCCCGCGCCTGCCCCTGCCCACGTGGGCGTGCTGACCCGCAAGGCGGACACGGTGAGCCTCACCCTTCAGCCGGGCGTCTCCCTCACGGTGGAGGGAAAGCCTTTCAAGGGAGGCGCGCTGCGCACGGATGCCTCGGGCAGTCCGGACACGGTGGCCTTGGGCACCCTGCGCTTCTTCGTCATCCGCCGGGGAGACCGGCTGGGCGTCCGGGTGAAGGACTCCGAGGCCGCCACGCGCAAGGGCTTCCACGGCATTCCCACCTATGCCCCCAGCGCCACCTGGCGCGTGGAAGGCCGCTTCGAGCCGGCCACCTCCGAGAAGAAGATCGCCGTCCCCAACGTGCTGGGCGAGGTGGAGGACATGGTCTCCCCGGGCACCGTTCTGTTCTCCGTGGGGGGCCAGGAGTACCGGCTGTCCCCCGTGGCGGAGCCCGGCTCGAATCAGTTCTTCTTCATCTTCGGAGACCTGACCAACCGCGATGAGACCTACGGGGCCGGCCGCTTCCTCTATACGGACCTGCCGAAGGACGGGAAGGTGGTGATGGACTTCAACCGTGCGTACAACCCACCGTGCGCCTTCACCCCCTTCGCCACCTGCCCGCTGCCGCCCTCGCAGAACAAGCTCAAGCTGCGCGTGGAAGCCGGCGAGAAACGCTACGGAGACCACTGA
- a CDS encoding TIGR02266 family protein, with translation MEQGRRATDRKAIGLLVKLKHSDVGSFAEEFATNLSPGGMFIRSRTPQPVGTPVKFEVQIAGGVRVLRGTAVVRWVRETANAEGPPGMGLQFHELDPVTQALIDRMLLINKAAAGRKAAPPVPAAPPTAPASPDALEREMLARGMLARPTSTPPSALPSIAPVVAPVPPKGLQRPPPPVPRMEPREEESADLSALLDDLADLGMGKPSITPPPIAPPSAARSLPPVPPPPQGDVDISISDLLGVTPPAGTPAVKFQVLDEPMPDVDFEMESLSGETELPVAVGLALDDIDPTPVQRSAPESAPVIQGRPLAPPPPPAPVVQSRPAPPAVQAAPVVQAAPVVQAAPVVQAAPVVQAAPVVQAPPPPAPPPPAPVAAAPVAAAPVVPVLRKPGGGVEFDLDLGDGDSLELGRDAPGSPRGGRASVPPRKAPQPPRPPPPERPPMTARPVYAPLADALPPPVPSPPPPAASSPDLPFTETESTQVLPSPLVRPVPADPAASALPQTVFLPPPAPVTGVGPIIGVDLGTTNSCVAIMANGRPTVLRSKEGYFTIPSVISLTAQNKLLVSHRAKNQLVLRPTQTIYGAKRLVGRPYDSAVVKQVRERFHYEIAPDAAGRAAVRLGAYVLSLEEVQGLILRECKEIAESQLNQRVERAVVTVPAYYSEPQREAVRKAGALAGLKVERILNEPTSAALAYGLNRELTKKVLVYDLGGGTFDATILRIEKNVFEVMATGGDIFLGGIDFDNMLVDFLLERFQQLEGIPFQGDGVALSRVSEAAEKAKIALSERNTHEVHIPMLLVDELGRARDLRFTMTRAELERISEGLVARSLDVVRDVLLDARIKPSDVDDIILVGGQSRMPLVREKLKALFGKTAHAGVNADEAVALGAAMYSTAVGKVNSVVLIDVLPMTIGLAMPGGAFQRVIERNQPLPAQRSFAVSTVRDNEEVLELSIFQGEDNHISANEYLGTVRLDGLPKGPKGSVRVAVTLKLDAECVLYVEAREYTTRKAVRATLATRYTPDELAKQLKVDVNAARAAEERRGADLKERAGRFWGFLKKVVGRA, from the coding sequence ATGGAACAGGGGCGGCGCGCGACGGACCGGAAGGCCATAGGTCTGCTGGTGAAGCTCAAGCATTCGGATGTGGGGAGCTTCGCTGAGGAGTTCGCCACCAACTTGAGCCCTGGCGGCATGTTCATCCGGTCGCGGACCCCGCAGCCGGTGGGCACGCCTGTGAAGTTCGAGGTGCAGATTGCCGGCGGCGTGCGGGTGCTGCGCGGCACGGCGGTGGTGCGTTGGGTGCGTGAGACCGCCAATGCCGAGGGGCCGCCGGGCATGGGGCTCCAGTTCCACGAGCTGGACCCGGTCACCCAGGCGCTGATTGACCGGATGCTCCTCATCAACAAGGCCGCGGCGGGACGCAAGGCGGCGCCCCCGGTGCCCGCTGCTCCTCCCACTGCGCCCGCCTCCCCCGATGCGCTGGAGCGGGAGATGCTGGCCCGGGGCATGTTGGCCCGCCCCACGTCGACGCCCCCTTCGGCGCTGCCATCCATTGCCCCTGTCGTCGCGCCCGTGCCCCCCAAGGGACTTCAACGCCCGCCGCCTCCCGTTCCGAGGATGGAGCCGCGAGAGGAGGAGAGCGCCGACCTGTCCGCGCTGCTCGATGACCTGGCGGATCTCGGCATGGGTAAGCCTTCCATCACCCCGCCTCCCATCGCCCCGCCTTCGGCCGCACGGTCCCTGCCACCGGTCCCTCCGCCGCCTCAGGGGGACGTGGACATCTCGATCTCGGATCTGCTCGGCGTCACCCCGCCGGCGGGGACGCCCGCGGTGAAGTTCCAGGTTCTCGACGAGCCCATGCCGGATGTGGACTTCGAGATGGAGTCGCTGAGCGGGGAGACCGAGCTGCCCGTGGCGGTGGGGCTGGCGCTGGACGACATCGACCCCACGCCCGTCCAGCGGTCCGCACCCGAGAGTGCTCCGGTCATCCAGGGTCGTCCCTTGGCGCCACCCCCTCCGCCCGCGCCGGTGGTTCAGTCCCGGCCCGCGCCGCCCGCCGTGCAGGCCGCCCCGGTCGTGCAGGCCGCCCCGGTCGTGCAGGCGGCTCCAGTCGTGCAGGCAGCTCCGGTCGTGCAGGCAGCTCCGGTCGTGCAGGCGCCGCCTCCGCCCGCCCCGCCCCCGCCCGCGCCGGTGGCTGCCGCGCCGGTGGCTGCCGCGCCGGTGGTCCCCGTGCTCCGCAAGCCCGGAGGGGGCGTGGAGTTCGATCTGGACCTGGGCGATGGAGACTCACTGGAATTGGGACGCGATGCTCCCGGCAGTCCCCGGGGGGGACGGGCTTCCGTGCCTCCCCGGAAGGCACCCCAACCGCCCCGGCCTCCTCCTCCCGAGCGGCCTCCCATGACGGCGCGGCCCGTCTACGCCCCGCTCGCGGATGCACTGCCGCCTCCCGTGCCCTCGCCCCCGCCTCCGGCCGCCAGCTCGCCCGATCTGCCCTTCACGGAGACGGAATCCACCCAGGTGCTGCCATCGCCCTTGGTCCGGCCCGTGCCCGCGGATCCGGCCGCCTCGGCTCTGCCTCAGACGGTCTTTCTCCCGCCGCCCGCGCCGGTCACGGGCGTGGGGCCCATCATCGGTGTGGACCTGGGCACCACCAACTCCTGCGTGGCCATCATGGCCAATGGGCGCCCCACGGTGCTGCGCTCGAAGGAGGGCTACTTCACCATCCCTTCGGTCATCTCGCTCACCGCGCAGAACAAGCTGCTCGTCAGCCACCGGGCGAAGAATCAGCTCGTCCTGCGTCCCACGCAGACCATCTATGGCGCGAAGCGGCTCGTGGGCCGTCCGTATGACAGCGCCGTGGTGAAGCAGGTGCGCGAGCGCTTCCACTACGAGATTGCACCCGACGCGGCGGGCCGCGCGGCGGTGCGGCTGGGCGCCTACGTGCTCTCGCTCGAGGAAGTGCAGGGGCTCATCCTGCGCGAGTGCAAGGAGATCGCCGAAAGCCAGCTCAACCAGCGGGTGGAGCGCGCGGTGGTGACGGTGCCCGCCTATTACTCCGAGCCGCAGCGCGAAGCGGTGCGCAAGGCGGGCGCACTGGCGGGCCTGAAGGTGGAGCGCATCCTCAACGAGCCCACGTCCGCGGCGCTCGCGTATGGCCTCAACCGGGAGCTCACCAAGAAGGTGCTCGTCTATGACCTGGGGGGTGGCACCTTCGATGCCACCATCCTGCGCATCGAGAAGAACGTCTTCGAGGTGATGGCCACCGGAGGCGACATCTTCCTGGGAGGCATCGACTTCGACAACATGCTCGTGGACTTCCTGTTGGAGCGCTTCCAACAGCTGGAGGGGATCCCCTTCCAGGGAGACGGGGTGGCGCTGTCGCGCGTGAGCGAGGCGGCCGAGAAGGCGAAGATCGCCCTGTCGGAACGCAACACCCACGAGGTCCACATCCCCATGCTGCTGGTGGATGAGCTGGGCCGTGCGCGGGACCTGCGCTTCACGATGACGCGCGCGGAGCTGGAGCGCATCAGCGAGGGGCTGGTGGCGCGCTCGCTGGACGTGGTGCGGGATGTGCTGCTGGATGCGCGCATCAAGCCCAGCGACGTGGATGACATCATCCTGGTGGGTGGGCAGAGCCGCATGCCGCTGGTGCGGGAGAAGCTCAAAGCGCTGTTCGGCAAGACGGCGCACGCGGGCGTCAACGCGGACGAGGCGGTGGCGCTGGGGGCGGCGATGTACTCGACGGCGGTGGGCAAGGTGAACAGCGTGGTGCTCATCGACGTGCTGCCGATGACCATTGGGCTGGCGATGCCGGGAGGTGCTTTCCAGCGCGTCATCGAGCGCAACCAGCCCTTGCCGGCGCAGCGCTCGTTCGCGGTGTCCACGGTGCGGGACAACGAAGAAGTGCTGGAGCTGTCCATCTTCCAGGGCGAGGACAACCACATCTCCGCCAACGAATACCTGGGCACGGTGCGGCTGGACGGATTGCCCAAGGGGCCCAAGGGCTCGGTGCGGGTGGCGGTGACGCTGAAGCTGGATGCCGAGTGCGTGCTGTACGTGGAGGCGCGCGAGTACACGACGCGCAAGGCCGTGCGGGCAACCCTGGCCACGCGCTACACGCCGGACGAGCTGGCCAAGCAGCTCAAAGTGGACGTGAACGCGGCGCGCGCGGCCGAGGAGCGCCGGGGCGCGGACCTGAAGGAGCGCGCGGGCCGCTTCTGGGGCTTCTTGAAGAAGGTGGTGGGGCGGGCGTAG
- a CDS encoding ABC transporter ATP-binding protein, with protein MSGAGTPLAAAGPEARRVPVSWLWRYLRPFQWVLFAAVMSVPLITLVSLLQPYLLKVGIDEYIAPKKLEGLHWLALLLVLLVLGEYLLRYLQFVALHWVGHHASHELRKELYQHVLRMRASFFEREPVGRLMSRFTSDCEAITEALVAGVLNIIADLLLAVGIVIAMFLLDAQLALIALATAPLLFLATELFRKLLQAAYREAQKRNGLIHAFLQEQLSGIKVIQVFRREQTSAQEFQELNQRHQDAQGRIVRWDVLLFSSVEALASIAVAGLIWWGGRRIFAETLSFGVLAAMVEYLNRFYTPIRDLSSKFGLMGQAVAASERLSDLRARSDFDAVVRTETSEARPAGDAPALEFKQVSFEYVPGQPVLRDINLRLERGQSLAIVGRTGSGKTSLVRLLTRLYEPCAGGIAFHGRDLRAITREELRTRMTLVPQEVYLFRGTLLDNLTLWNQAISPERIQQVASRLGLDEVLKRRGSTLDSQVDERGANFSAGERQLIAFARTLLCDPEVLVLDEATANVDPETERLVEAGVRQMMQGRTSIVIAHRLSTVERADAIAVLDQGVVAEMGTHAELLRRNGPYAALLKVDRGGKLDLD; from the coding sequence GTGAGCGGCGCTGGCACACCCCTGGCCGCAGCGGGGCCGGAAGCCCGGCGCGTCCCGGTCTCCTGGCTCTGGAGATACCTGCGTCCCTTCCAGTGGGTGCTGTTCGCAGCCGTCATGTCCGTTCCGCTGATCACGCTGGTCAGCCTGCTCCAGCCTTATCTGCTCAAGGTCGGCATTGACGAGTACATCGCGCCCAAGAAGCTCGAGGGGCTGCACTGGCTGGCGCTGCTGCTGGTCCTGTTGGTGCTCGGAGAGTACCTGCTGCGCTACCTCCAGTTCGTGGCGCTCCACTGGGTGGGCCACCACGCGTCCCATGAGTTGCGCAAGGAGCTCTACCAACACGTGCTCCGGATGCGTGCCAGCTTCTTCGAACGGGAGCCCGTGGGGCGGCTGATGAGCCGCTTCACCAGCGATTGCGAGGCCATCACCGAGGCACTGGTTGCCGGCGTGCTGAACATCATCGCCGACCTGCTGTTGGCGGTGGGCATCGTCATCGCCATGTTCTTGCTGGACGCGCAGTTGGCCCTGATCGCCCTGGCGACCGCGCCCTTGTTGTTCCTGGCGACCGAACTGTTCCGGAAGCTGCTTCAAGCCGCCTACCGGGAGGCTCAGAAACGCAATGGCCTCATTCACGCCTTCCTCCAGGAGCAGCTGAGCGGAATCAAGGTCATCCAAGTGTTCCGCAGGGAGCAGACCTCCGCTCAGGAGTTCCAGGAGCTGAACCAGCGCCACCAGGACGCCCAGGGACGGATTGTCCGCTGGGATGTCCTCCTCTTCTCCTCGGTAGAGGCACTTGCCTCCATCGCGGTGGCAGGGCTGATCTGGTGGGGTGGCCGGAGGATTTTCGCGGAGACGCTCTCGTTCGGTGTCCTGGCCGCGATGGTGGAATACCTCAACCGGTTCTACACGCCGATCCGGGATCTCTCCTCGAAGTTTGGCTTGATGGGCCAGGCCGTGGCGGCCTCAGAGCGGCTCTCTGACTTGAGAGCGCGGTCGGATTTTGACGCCGTGGTGCGGACGGAGACCTCCGAGGCACGCCCTGCGGGGGATGCTCCTGCCCTTGAGTTCAAGCAGGTTTCGTTCGAATACGTCCCGGGCCAACCCGTGCTTCGCGACATCAACTTGCGGTTGGAGCGCGGCCAGTCGTTGGCCATCGTGGGCCGCACGGGCTCTGGAAAGACGAGCTTGGTTCGCCTCCTCACCCGTCTGTACGAGCCCTGCGCGGGTGGCATTGCCTTCCACGGCCGCGACCTACGCGCCATCACACGGGAGGAACTGCGCACCCGGATGACGCTGGTGCCGCAAGAGGTCTATCTCTTTCGGGGCACCTTGCTCGACAATCTGACCCTGTGGAACCAGGCCATTTCCCCTGAGCGCATCCAGCAGGTCGCGTCCCGGCTGGGGCTCGATGAAGTCTTGAAACGCCGTGGCAGCACACTCGACTCACAGGTCGACGAGCGGGGCGCGAACTTCTCTGCCGGCGAGCGGCAACTCATCGCCTTTGCCCGTACGCTGCTGTGTGACCCAGAGGTTCTCGTGCTGGATGAGGCCACCGCCAATGTCGATCCCGAGACGGAGCGGCTGGTGGAGGCAGGCGTGCGACAGATGATGCAGGGCAGGACATCGATTGTCATTGCCCACCGGCTCTCCACGGTGGAGAGAGCGGACGCAATCGCAGTCCTGGATCAGGGGGTGGTGGCCGAAATGGGAACGCACGCCGAACTGCTGCGCCGCAACGGCCCATACGCCGCGTTGCTCAAGGTGGACCGGGGCGGCAAACTCGACCTTGACTGA